The stretch of DNA gggatactttgggatttccacaaattgtatttttattttacctttaaccaggcaagtcagttaagaacaaattattattttcaatgactgcctaggaacagtgggttaactgcctgttcaggggcagaacgacagatttgtaccttgtcagctcagggatttgaacttgcaacctttcggttactagtccaccgctctaaccactaggctaccctgccgctctgaCTACTTCCCCGGAGTCAGATGAAATTTTGGCTCaatgccaaaatcctgaagtatccctttaacaacAATATATAAAGGGCTTTTTATAATACTGTAGATCAGAATGGTCTTCTCTGTAATATGTTCACAACGGTATGTTGACTTTGACTGTTGTAGGATGGGATACCCTGTTAATAACTGTCTGGTAGGATGGGGATACCCTGTCCTTAACTACCACACAGTTATTAACATAGTTAAGGACAGGATAGTCCATCCTACCAGACAGTTATTAACACAGTTAAGGACAGGGTATCCCATCCTATGTTAATAACTGTCTGGTAGGATGGGATACCCTGTTAATAACTGTCTGGTAGGATGGGGATACCCTGTTAATAACTGTCTGGTAGGATGGGGATACCCTGTTAATAACTGTGTGGTAGGATGGGATACCCTGTTAATAACTGTGGTGTAGGATGGGATACCCTGTCATTAACTGTATGTTTTTGACTGTGGTAGGACCGGGATATCCTGTCATTACAACTGGAGGACACCGAGAACTGGCTGTATGAAGACGGAGAGGACCAACCTAAACAACAGTACATCGACAAACTGGCCGTGCTGAAGGTAAAGCTTAGTGTTATACACTGTTACTAtaggccagtttcccagaccctGATTAAGCCTAGTCTGAGGTAATGCTTTCCGTTTATCATTATAGTCACGCCGGTATGCGTTGAGgttttcgtctctctctctaccgcacctgctgtcttgacctctgaatgcttggctatgcCAACtgccatttactcctgaggtgctgacctgttgcaccctctacaaccactgtgattattatttgaccctgctggtcatctatgaacatttgaacatcttgaagaacaatctgcccttaatggccatgtacacttataatctccacccggcacagccagaagaggtctggcctcagagcctggttcctctccacccggcacagccagaagaggactggcctcagagcctggttcctctccacccggcacagccagaagaggactggcctcagagcctggttcctctccacccggcacagccagaagaggaatggcctcagagcctggttcctctccacccggcacagccagaagaggaatggcctcagagcctggttcctctctacccggcacagccagaagaggaatggcctcagagcctggttcctctccacccggcacagccagaagaggaatggcctcagagcctggttcctctcaaggtttcttcctCGGTTCCtaccttttctagggagtttttcctagacactgTGCttttacatctgcattgcttgctgtttgggtttctgtataagcactttctGAAATTAGctgatgtaaaaacaaaaaaggctttataaatggATTTGATTGGTTGAAGCTTATCTCCCTACCATATCTAAGCCAATATGACACCAATGTCGATGAAAATGGAcaaatcaacttgattggaggttCACAACACACTCTCTGCCTCTCGCCATGAGCCGTCCTGCCGTTACAGAGAACCACATACCGGATCTTTAACAGGGTCATGAGCAATTGAGTTTGAAAGTGTGTTTTTGCTCCTACCTAGCTCAAATTCTAGGCGTTGGATTAAAACGAGACTATAGCTTCCATACAGTGACCATTTGacttaaaaacattttttgaatTGACTTAGTTTGTTGGTGCAACAGTTTCTATTACATAATGTATCTCTCTCATGTGCACATTTCCGTCCATCAATTTTTTTGTAGCATTTCTGACAATGCTAATAGATTTTCAGCAGAATCTCAGAATTCCATCTAACTCTGTTGCTCGGCAACAACACAGCTCCTGCTGCCTGCAACAGGCTGCCAGACATGAAAGAAGCTGAGGACTAAACTAGGCTACTATAGATAACTAGCTATGTGGTGATATTCAAGCTGAGGTTAAACAATtaatgcaaatatatatatatatatatatatcttttttttatttatttttatttttattagctACGTAGCTAGTAGGTCAAAGCTAGTAGGTCAAAGCTGaatgctggaaaaccttggtagtgcatgggtggagtaggcattgtggtgttCATGTGACTTTCCTTTTTTCGGGCTTCAGACCAATGCTTACTTCTCActtaaaattttattttattttttgtcatTGTGAGTTAAAGTTCTGTCAAGTCAATTGTGTGTTCTGCAAATTTCTGTTACATTTCGACGAAGTCAGATGAAAGTCGCATCACCAAAGTTTGAAAAATTAGTTTCATTTCTGTGTCGCTGGCGCTCTCTGAAAATGCCTAGCCTTCCTCTTCAGTCTAGTTCTCAACACAGTTCAAATGGGTCAGATTAACCAATGTGTCTGACACGAGTGTCATCTGCTGTCTCCAGAAACTGGGCCAGCCTATCCAGGAGAGGTACATGGAGTCTGAGGAAAGACCCAGAGCCTTCGATGACATGGGGAAACAGATCCAGATGTACATGAAGATTGTTGAAGCTTATAAAACCAAGGTACCCCTGCCCTTATACAGCCAAGGTACCCCTGCCCTTATACAGCCAAGGTACCCCTGCCCTTATACAGCCAAGGTTCCCCTGCCCTTATACAGCCAAGGTTCCCCTGCCCTTATACAGCCAGGGTTCCCCTGCCCTTATACAGCCAGGGTTCCCCTGCCCTTATACAGCCAGGGTTCCCCTGCCCTTATACAGCCAGGGTTCCCCTGCCCCTTATACAGCCAGGGTTCCGTTGCCCCTTATACAGCCAGGGTTCCGTTGCCCCTTATACAGCCAGGGTTCCGTTGCCCCTTATACAGCCAGGGTTCCGTTGCCCCTTATACAGCCAGGGTTCCGTTGCCCCTTATACAGCCAGGGTTCCCCTGCCCCTTATACAGCCAGGGTTCCCCTGCCCCAGAGATCTAGAAGTAACCTGATACATTTTGATCATAATGCTCCATAGAACAACAACAATCATTCTAAGCCTTTGCAAATATCAGAAGTTGAGAATGGTTGCATTTCAGCAATGACCAAATGTGTATTGTATTATGCTACTTAATGGATATTAACTTTATTATTACTGGACTGCTACAATGGACGACATCTTTATTCTTTGCGTACCCCAGGAGGAGCAGGTACGACTGAGAAATCGTGGAAATACTACTAGTAGTAGAAATGTAGTATAGTGCAGTCCTTAATGCTAGAATGCACCATTGTCAAACGTCAGATGGCGTCACTCCGACGCGACCCTCGACCCTCAGTGCGGAATCGACGCACTATCTGACGTAAGACAATGAGAATACACAAGACTAGTTCTGTTAAAATGCAGTCCAGTTCACCAATCGTATCCTATTGTTACTTCCTACAGATACCTTCATATTCCAGTGTagcaagtaaaaaaatatatatattcacagcAATTCCAAAACCATTTGCaaatatatgtacatatacatgtTGTTACACTTTGTTATAAAAGACTACATCTTGGGGTTTGAGGGGGCCGATATCAGAAGTTGTGTTTCAGGAATGACCAAATGTGTTATGTATGTCAGACGGTTCCTTGACTTGTCTTTCCATCCCCCAGGAAGAGCAGTATGATCATCTGGACCAGGAAGAGATCAACAAGGTGGATAAGATGGTGAATGATGCCATGATCTGGATGAACAGCAAGATGAACCAGCAGAGTAAACTGAGCTTGACTGTGGAGCCTGCTGTTAAAGTCAGAGAGATACAGGACAAGACTAAGGTGAGACTCTCTACAGTACGGTGAGACTCTCTACAGTACGGTGAGACTCTCTACAGTACGGTGAGACTCTCTACAGTACGGTGAGACTCTCTACAGTACGGTGAGACTCTCTACAGTACGGCTCACAAATCAGACTTAAATCTTTGCGAAGTtagatttgttttggtttgttgcatTGAAAAGGGGCTGATATAACATTGATTAGATCACAGAAAAAATGTTGAGCTATATAGTGCAAACTAATGGGGTGGACTCAGTGAAGTTCAATGTCTTGCATCTCTGCCCCGCATGGCATTTCTTCTGCACGGTATTCCTGTATGAAGTGCGCAGGCGGGCACGTGTGTAGATTAGAGGGAACGTTGCGTGCAACCCAGCTGTACTGTGAATAATATTGCATTTTAGTCATTAATATCATTATACTATTGTAATAATGCATGCCAGCCTTCTGCTTCTCATCCAACTCAACATTACTTACACATGATCCTGTGATATGCTTGTAAAGTTATTCATAACATTCACTCTTCCCCCTCAATAGGAGCTGTACTCCACCTGCAACCCCATCGTGACCAAGCCCAAGCCCAAGGTGGAGCTGCCTAAGGAAGACAAGGCAGGGGAGCAGAATGGACCAGTCAACGGCCAGGAGAAAGCCCCAGCAGAGGGCACCGAGAAGGGGGCCGCCGACAGCACAGGCAACCCTCCCTCCACGGAATCCACCAACCCTAGACCTGACATGGACCTTGACTAAGCAGACGGACAAGCAGCAACCAGTGTCTCCTCTACCAGGGGCTGTGTCTTCATTTGAGAGTAGTCTCCTTCCCATGTTTCCTTGTCGCCTTCCCCTTTCAGATCTGATAGGACTAGATAGATGAGTTCAACAAAAGCAAAACAAAACTCTACCTGCATGGTCTACCAAAAGGCATGCTGGATAtattaactacagtactgtagcacaTTGCTCACGTCTTATCTAGCTTGTCAGATCTGTTGCGGTCAGGAAGGAATTAACCAAGGCAGCGAGGGAAGGAGGCAAAGGCAGGAATGAGACGCTGCACAGATGTACCAGAGCTGCTAGTGAAGTGTAAACTCCTTGCTtgtctcaaatggcatcctattcactctatagtgcacaacttttggcCAGAGACCCTATATGGCCCTGATTTAAaaaatagtgtactatatagggaattggtgCCATGATGTTGCCATTCACATCCACTTGTCAATGCAGGCAGCATTCTGTAATTTCGGCACATTGACCCCAGTACCTGATGATGGTGTATTTCTGCAGCCAATAGCATGTCCATTCTTTTTTGTTTTGCTGAAATAAAATTGAAAGAACCAACTGCAATAAGCCTGTTTGACGATGAGCGCTGTATCATGGTATTTATTTCTGTTTTGTGCTCTCTATAACTGTTCCGGGTCATTGTCACAATTTAAGTTTTAATAAAGTTATTGAAAACCGCTTCACGAGGCCCTTATTTCAACATTATAGAGGAATGCAGTTTCATTCTCACAGGTTTTGACTGAAACGACTCAATATCGCCACCTGGGCTAtataatgaccccccccccccaatttcttATGCCATCAATGAAAAATGAATCTCATCTGTCAAAAAAACTGGACTGCATTTATTCAGGATAATACGCTACTTTAATTACAAGATAATGTACTATTACACACTTCAAGAAGACCTCATTAATCCTAATCAACATACAGCCTTCCAATCTGAAAACAATGCGTTCGCTAGAATTTGCCCAGCTCCGTTTCGTGCCTGCATGCGGTAAGTTGGTTAATGCCTTTGTTTTTCATTTACTCTCGCCACAAAATAAGATGGTAGTACAAActacgtcactacagaccctgattcgattccaggctgtatcacaaccggccgtgattgggagtcccatagggcggtgcacaattggcccagcctcgttagggtttggccggggtaggccgtcattgtaaataacaatttgttcttaactgccttgcctagttaaatttaaaaaaatttaatGAACGTTACCATCGGCCTCTTTTGGATATGCACGATAAGGTTTTCAAGTAAAGTGGTTTCAACATTTGCATTACATTCATAGCTCGGACAATGCGTCGTTATAGTTTGATTTGGTCTACTTCCCCCTTCAATTCACGTAGGGAAACTTTAGTACATCTTCCGGCTGCAAGTGCTCACATTTTATGAGTCTAAAGTCTGCTTTAGGTGGAGAACAAAAATAGCTTCAAGAGTAGTTCGTTCTTGTACATTAACAGCTGTATTCACTATCCAAGTTTGCATTTAACTTAGGACCATGAAGCTGATCATCCTGAATGATTATGACCAAGTTGGTGAGTGGGCTGCCAAGTACATCAGGAATAAAATCATTAACTTCAACCCTGGACCAGACAGATTCTTCATTTTAGGACTCCCCACGGGTAAGCAAGCTGTTGATTCTACAGTGCACGCCCTCCTTTCCTTTGTACAATTAATGTTGCGCTTATAATAATTGTGTCAAATGTGtaaaacaaacagattaccgaccatttcgaatcccaccgtaccttctccactatgcaacctggtttcagagctggtcgtgggtgcacctcagccacgctcaaggttctaaacgacatcataaccgccatcgataagacatttactgtgcagccgtattcatcgacctggccaaggctttcgactctgtcaatcaccacattctttttggcagactcgacagccttggtttctcaaatgattgcctcgcctggtttaccaactacttctctgatagagttccgtgtgtcaaatcggagggcctgttttctggacctctggcagtctctatgggtgtgccacagggttaaattctcaggccgactctcttctctgtatacatcaatgatgttgctcttgctgctggtgattctccacctctacgcagacgacaccattctgtatacttctagcccctctttggacactgtgttaacctccaggcgagcttcaatgccatacaactctccttccgtggcctccaactgctcttaaacgcaagtaaaactaaatgcatgctactcaatcgatcactgcctgcacctgcccacccgtccagcatcactactctggacagttctgacttagaatacatggacaactacaaatacctaggtgtctggttagactgtaaactctccttctagactcacattaagcatctccaatccaaaattaaatctagaattggcttcctataacgcaacaaagcatccttcactcatgctgccaaacataccctcgtaaaactgaccatcctaccgatcctcgacttgggtgatgtcatctataaaatagcctccaacactctactcagcaaactggatgcagtctatcactgccatctgttttgtcaccaaagccccatacactacccaccattgcgacctgtacgctctcgttggttagacctcgcttcatactcgtcgtcaaacccactggctacaggttatctacaagtctcagctaggtaaagccctgccttatctcagctcactggtcaccatagcagcacccactcgtagctcgcgctccagcaggtatatctcactggtcacccccaaagccaattcctcctttggtcgtctttccatccagttctctgctgccaatgactggaacaaacttaaaaaatctctgaagctggagactcacatctccctcactagctttaagcaccagctttcagagcagctcacagatcactgcacctgtacatagcccatctgtaaacagcccatctacctaccttatccccatactgtatttatttatttatcttgctcctttgcaccccagtatctctacttgcacattcatcttctgcacatctaccattccagtgtttaattgttatattgtaattacttcgccaccgtggcctatttattgtcttaacttacctcatttgcactcactgtatatagacttattgactgtgtttaatttattccatgtgtaactctgtgttgttggatgtgtcgaactgctatgctttatcttggccaggtcgcagttgcaaatgagaacttgttctcaactagcctacctggttaaataaaggtgaaataaaaacaattaaaaagTCTGTATAAAGACATCAACATTGATTTATTTGACGTGTAAAACTAGAGATATTTTCTGTTGAAAAAGCAATGCATATTAACCATAATTATTTCCCATTGTACACTCCAGGAGGTACTCCTCTGGGATGCTATAAGAAGCTGATTGAGTTTTATAAGAAAGGAGAGATCTCTTTCAAGTATGTCAAAACATTCAACATGGATGAGTATGTGGGTACGCTTCACCTTTGCAATACTTCTCTATTTCACCTATTTCTACACCATACAGTATCAATATTCTCCACAGCATGAGAAGCCATACAAAACTGTGAtccctgtttttttttaaaatctTGCAGGTATTCCTAGGAATCACCCAGAGAGCTACCATTCCTTCATGTGGAATAATCTCTTCAAGCACATTGACATCAAATCGGAGAACACCCATATTCTGGATGGCAACGCTGCCAACCTTGTAGAGGAGTGTGATTCCTTTGAGAAGGAGATCAAAGCAGCTGGAGGAATTGACCTCTTTGTTGGAGGTAGGTAGGATAACAGTGATGATGTCAAATGACACAATAGCAACTGCTCAATCAAACAGGCAGACACACCCATGCTGGATTTAAATGAGAAGTTTATAGTCTTGTTCTAACATTGTTGCAtcataaaaatatgtttttgtattGTGTGGCACGTACTTTTTCAAAGACATTGTTGAAAAAGCTAAGAAACACCACAAACACAAATCAGTTCAGGAAACAACACATAGAAAAAAGAAATACCAAAATCCAACAAATGTAACCCACCCTGTCTGTCAGGTATTGGACCGGATGGCCACATTGCCTTCAACGAGCCAGGCTCCAGTCTATTGTCCAGGACCAGAGTGAAGACCCTGGCTCAGGACACCATCCTGGCCAACGCACGCTTCTTTGACGGAGATCTGTCTAAAGTACCCACCATGGCTCTGACTGTGGGAGTGGCCACTGTCATGGATGCCAGAGAGGTTAGAGATGATTTCAAGATGTCTGTCTCTGCCTTTTGTTTCTGGTCTGTCTTCTCTTGTAACTTATTTTGCATGGACAACTGGTCCCATTACATTACTTATTAAATGATGAtataatgaggctgtaacacGTAGCCTTATGATGTCCCCCAAATACTTTTACTGCTTTATTGTAACGATGTAATGACAGTCTAGAGCAATGTAATGACGGTCTATAGCAATGTAATGACGGTCTAGAGCAATGTAATGACGGTCTAGAGCAATGTAATGACGGTCTATAGCAATGTAATGACGGTCTAGAGCAATGTAATGACGGTCTATAGCAATGTAATGACGGTCTAGAGCAATGTAATGACGGTCTAGAGCAATGTAATGACGGTCTATAGCAATGTAATGACGGTCTAGAGCAATGTAATGACGGTCTAGAGCAATGTAATGACGGTCTATAGCAATGTAATGACGGTCTAGAGCAATGTAATGACGGTCTAGAGCAATGTAATGACGGTCTATAGCAATGTAATGACGGTCTAGAGCAATGTAATGACGGTCTATAGCAATGTAATGACGGTCTAGAGCAATGTAATGACGGTCTATAGCAATGTAATGACGGTCTATAGCAATGTAATGACGGTCTAGAGCAATGTAATGACGGTCTAGAGCAATGTAATGACGGTCTAGAGCAATGTAATGACGGTCTAGAGCAATGTAATGACGGTCTATAGCAATGTAATGACGGTCTATAGCAATGTAATGACGGTCTAGAGCAATGTAATGACGGTCTATAGCAATGTAATGACGGTCTAGAGCAATGTAATGGCGGTCTAGAGCAATGTAATGACAGTCTATAGCAATGTAATAACGGTTTATAAGATGATAATAATACATTATCTCCTTAATGTCTCCAGGTCATGATTCTCATCACGGGAGTACACAAAGCGTTTGCCCTGTACAAGGCCATAGAGGAAGGGGTGAACCACATGTGGACGGTGTCAGCCTTTCAGCAGCACCCtcagactgtgtttgtgtgtgacgaGGATGCTACCCTGGAACTGAGGGTTAAAACTGTCAAGTACTTCCGAGGTGAGGGTCTACTTACTTACTAAAGGACTTGGTCCTCACAGTTAATGTCCTTCTTATGTTGCTTGCATGGCTCAGGAACTAGTGCTTCATCAGTTTCCAAATTCATTGTGTTTTCTTTTATTATTGGCCTGGGAGGGATACATTATTTTCTTCAATTAAACCATAATTGGAATATAATTGTGAATAAAGTGGAAATCTGACTCACTTTGACCTATTGTTATTTCTCCTACAGGGATGATGCATGTGCACAACAAGTTGGTGGATCCACTGCCTCCTAAGTAAGATGAGGGAGTCACAAAAACATCTGTAAACCTGCAATAACCAAGAACTGATGCCATACTCCTCTGGATATGACAGCCGCCAAGGGTGGATGATCaattgtgtgtgttgtactgtggTTTATCTCAAGTTACATTTTATGTAACATAATAGTAAACCTACTTGTAGTGGGCTACATCGAGTACATTGATTATAGAACATAAACCAGTGTGATGTGACATCACTGACAATTCAAGTTTCTTAGCTACATTGTTAAATGTTTAATACAAACTTGACTTTGAATGTATTTCAATGAGAGTTATTTGAATAAAATAACATTGACAATGAATCTATATTTGTTACATATTCGTTTCATTGTAGTTTAGCGGTGCTCTGATGATTTCGGCAAATCGTGAGATTGTAGCTGTCTAGGATAATCCTGACAGTTCCGCTGGGTCACATGACAGGGTAAGGGGCGGAGCAACACACCCGATTTGTGAGGAAGAGGAGATGGCGGAGCTGTGCTAGTTTCGAGGGTTAGCGTACAGTATCAATAGTATATACGTCTCACAGTTTGTCAAACAAGTCTTTATTTTCAAACACTCAACTTCCATCCAGGATGGCCGAGCAAATCAGCAACGTTAGATATCAGGAGGTAcgtttattttaaatgtttatgACAACCCAATACAATTAGTTAACGGCTAGCTAGCCAGGAGTGGAAAACGAAACTGTGACTGTTATGACTTCGGCCATGTTTACCAAACGTTATATCTCATTATGTCTTGAAAATGTAGCTCGATGGTTTGGGTAACAAGTTAATTTACTACCTCGTTTATGgtggctaactagctacagtTAAAAAGGACGGGGCCACAGGCCCATTTGTTACATGTCCCACCCTCATAGGCCATTGCAAATCTAATCCGTGGAATATGTTGTTGTTGCAGTGAATATAATCTAAATACGGGTAGGTAtttagctaactagttagctacCACAAATCATAGTGACGTTGAAATGTATCAAGATTGCACAAGAACCCACTACAATCGCTAGCTagtaggtaggcctacattaattAATAGTTGTAGACAGTCTGAGATTTAATACCAGAGAGATATACCACAAGGCAGGATAAAGTAGCCCGTTTACTCGCCTAAATATAATGAAataacttctttttttttctagACAAACTTGAAATGGTCAAGGTCAAATTGATTGAACACACCCGAAAACACATCCAGTGTCTTCAGTATTTATTCCTCCTTTTCCACGTTGTAACAAAGAAAAGTGCGATTAAAAAACGATTTAACAGTCAATGTTGGTCagtaatctacacaaaatactctgtcaatgtGGAAGAAAAATAAAACACATATTGATTACATAAATATGAAATCTCCTGAatcaatcaatacatgttagaatgacctttggcagtgattacaggtgTTATTCATTCTGGGTAAATATAtgagttttgcacacctggattgtacagtatttgaacactagtattacatttttttatttaaactcTAACAAATTGGTCATAGATCATTTCTTGgctgccattttcaagtcttaccatagattttcaacacgatttaagtcaactgtaactaggccactcgggaacatttaATGTCATCATAGTAAGCAACTCCGGTGTATATTcggccttgtgttttatgttattgtcttgctgaaaggtgaatttgtctcccagtgtctgtcggaaagcagattgaaccagATTTTCCTGGAGGATTTTGTCTGTCCTTAAtgctaaaaataaacagaatagaactaacgccctagtccttgccgatgacaaggcTACCCATAACATGTTGCAGCCTCCtccattcttgaaaatatgaaaagtggtactcagtaatgtgttgttggattttccccaaacataacgctttttattcaggacataaagttcattACTTTGCCATTTTTGCCTACTTTCgcgccttattgcaaacaggatgcatgttttggaataaaaaaaaatctgtacaggcttccttattttgcTCTCATTTAAGTTAGTATTGTTGAGTAACAACAATGTTGACCAAAacacagttttctcctatcacagcaattCAACTCTGTAACCATGAGCCTTCCTctccggtaactgagttaggaaggacgcctgtatctttgtagttacTGGGagtattgacacaccatccaaagtgtaattaatatattcaccatgctgaaagggatattcaaaatctctgttttttttttttaaatgattgtttacccatctaccaataggtgccctttgtgaggcattggaaaatatccctggtctttgtggttgaatctgtgtttgaaattcaatgctcgactgagggaccttacagataattgtatatgtggggtacagagagaggggtagttattcacaaatcatgttaaacaccattattgaACACAGTGAGGACATGCAACTTATTATCTGACTTGTTAAACCAATGtttactcctaaacttatttaggcttgctataacaaagggtttgaatacttatcgaCTGAAGGCATTAaagcttttcattttgaattaatTTGGAAGAacagaattccactttgacatcaaggggtattgtgtgcaggccaATGACACaccaatctcaatttaatccattttaaattcagtctgtaacacaacaaatgtg from Oncorhynchus kisutch isolate 150728-3 linkage group LG15, Okis_V2, whole genome shotgun sequence encodes:
- the gnpda1 gene encoding glucosamine-6-phosphate isomerase 1: MKLIILNDYDQVGEWAAKYIRNKIINFNPGPDRFFILGLPTGGTPLGCYKKLIEFYKKGEISFKYVKTFNMDEYVGIPRNHPESYHSFMWNNLFKHIDIKSENTHILDGNAANLVEECDSFEKEIKAAGGIDLFVGGIGPDGHIAFNEPGSSLLSRTRVKTLAQDTILANARFFDGDLSKVPTMALTVGVATVMDAREVMILITGVHKAFALYKAIEEGVNHMWTVSAFQQHPQTVFVCDEDATLELRVKTVKYFRGMMHVHNKLVDPLPPK